CTCGCGATAGCGGTTAAATATTCACAATTTGCGTGTCAGACACACCGCCATCGCGAGCAAGCTCGGCTCCCACAGGGATTTTCAGTGGATGCTGGATTTATGGGCAACAGAGATTCCATGTAGGAGTGAGCCTGCTCGCGATAGCGGTTTCACATTCACAATTCGCGTGTCAGACACACCGCCATCGCGAGCAAGCTCGGCTCCCACTGGGGATCTTCAGTGGATGTTGGATTGGAGGACAACACAGATCCAATGTAGGAGTGAGCCTGCTCGCGATAGCGGTTTCACATTCACCATGTGCGTGCCAGGCACACCGCCATCGCGAGCAGGCTCGGCTCCCACACGGGATCTTCAGTGGATGCTGGATTTATGGGCAACACAGATCCAATGTAGGAGTGAGCCTGCTCGCGATAGCAGTTTCACATTCACAATTTGCGTGTCAGACACACCGCCATCGCGAGCAAGCTCGGCTCCCACAGGGGATCTTCAGTGGATGCTGGATTTTGCGGGCAACATAAATCCAATGTGGGAGCGAGCTTGCTCGCGATAGCAGTTCCACATTCACCACGTGCGTGCCAGACACACCGCCATCGCGAGCAAGCTCGGCTCCTACAGGGGATTTGGCTGGGGCGCGGGAGTTACACCAGGCGCAATCTTGGGGTGATGGCCGGCACGGCGGCGTCGCCCAAGCGCTCGCGGACAAATTCGTTGGCCTTGCGCGTCAGTTGGTCCAGATGCCGATCGCGCTGTTTTTCCGCGTCGGTCATCGCCCGTTTGCCATTCTTCTGCAGCAGGTAATGGTGAATCTGCCGCACTTCCAGCGAGCTGTAGATCGGTGCCGTGTCCAGCACCGCCATCAAGCCATCGGTGCCGTGATCGCGGGTATTCATCAGCACTTGCGTGGCGCGCACGCCGACCACTTGAAACCCCAGCGCTTCGAAATAACCGACCTTGGCCACGCTGCAGGTCAGTTCGGCATGCGGGTAGCGGCCGACCATTTCGCGCAGCATCGCGCGGGCCACGCCCTGGCCCCGATGGCTCGCGTCCACCGCCATGTACGCGACGCCACAGGCCTCGGGATCGTCCTTCACCGGCAGGTACAACACGAAGCCGATGACCTTCTGCGGGTCGTCGACATCGGTCGCCACGATCAACTCCACCGCAACGCCCTTCGCCCCGTTCAACGCCTCCAGATAGAGGTGAACTTCATAGCCGATCGCGTATTGGTAAACGTTGTACAACAGGTTACTCGGCGGCAACGCGACGGCGCTGATGTCGGTCAGGTTGTCGACCACCAGTTGCAGGACTTGGCTATTGATGTGCTCCGGGCACGGCGTTTTGAAATGGCTGATCTGGTGCATCGAAAGGCTGACTCCGGGGATAAAGGCGTTGACGCGTTCGCAGCGGGCCGGCGCATTGTAACGCGTCAGCCGCCTTACGCCGCCTGCGCATTCGCACCCGCTAGCGCTGGGGCGCGACGATGCGAAAGCGAATGTCGATGTTTTTCGAAACCACGCTGTCGGCCCACTCCCCGGCGCCGATCTTGAAGTCATCCCGATTGAGCGCAAACTCGCCGACGAATATGCCGATGCCGCTTTCTGCGCTCAGTTGGACCTGGACTTCTATCGGGCGGGCGACGGCTTTGAGCGTGAGGTCGCCGCTGAACAGATAGCGGTCATCGCCGAGAGCTCGGATGCTGGTGGACTGGAAAATCGCCAACGGATGCGCGGCAGTGTCGAACCAGGCGGGTTTCTGCAATTCGGTATTGGCGTCGCTGCTGCCGGCGTCGATGCTGGTCAGGTCGATGTGCAGCGTCGAATGCGCTGCACCGGGGTTTTGTGTGTCGAAATCGAGTGTGCCTTCGAACTTGCCGAAGGTGCCGTAGACCCGCGAGCCGAATTGGCTGAAGGTGAAACTGATCTGGCTGGCGGCGACATTGACCTCGCTGAACTCGGCGGCCTGGCTGCTGACGGCGAAGACCATGGCCGCCACAATGACGGCGAAATGCGGGAAACGAAAGCGCATGGGATTCTCCGATCGGCGAATTGCCGGGATAGGAGGAATAAAGCAAAGAACCCGCGTTTGCGCCACCGCGATATTCGCCAGCCACAAACCCCACCCCCACCAAAAATCCCGTAGGAGCAAAGCTTGCTCGCGAAGGCGTAATCCCAACCAACACATACATCACCTGACCCACCGCTTTCGCGAGCAAGCTCAGCTCCTACAGGATCAACGCCGAGCACAAACCCCGCACCCTCCACAAATCCAGTGTAGGAGTGAGCCTGCTCGCGATAGCGTCATCCCAGCCAACACATACATCACCTGACCCACCGCTATCGCGAGCAAGCTCAGCCCCACCAATATCTCTAATTCTCCCCAGCGCTTCAGCGACTCACAAACTGCTCAAACTGCCAGGGATCCGGCGCTTTACCCGGCGCACAAAATGGCTGCAACACCCTCTCCGGCGGCTGCCAATCGGTCTGCACGCCGGTCAACGTGCCGAGGTAAGGCGTGGCGATTTCCAGCACTTCCTCGTAGTCCATTTGCTCCGCCTCAACGATGCCTTCGTTCGGATGGCGCACCGCCCAGACAATCCCCGACAACACCCCGGCAGCCACCTGCAGACTGGTCGCCGTGTTGAACGGCGCGATGGCCCGCGCCTCGTCGATGCGCAACAGCGAGCCATACCAATACGCGTTCAAATCGTGGCCCATCAGCAACACCCCGAGCGCATCGACGCCGCCCAGAATGATCTCATCGTTCATGATTCGTTTATGGGTTTGCGGTTTCCAGCCACGGCCAATCAACTCGTCAATCGACAGCAACGCGTCGTCGCACGGGTGATAAGCGTAATAAACAGTCGGTCGGTAGACTTCTTTGCCCAACTCGCGGACGGTCAGGTAATCGGCGGTGGACACAGTTTCGTGGTGCGTAATCATCCGCCCCAGGCACGGCCCGCCGAGCGGCGTCCAGGTGTAAACCTGCACACTGGCGCCCGGCCGCTCGAGGAAAATCGAGTTACGCGAACCGAACTGATGACGCTGCGCATCCACCGGCCAAGTCTTCTCGTGCGTGCCCCAACTCAGCTCCGCTGGTTGCAGACTCTCACTCAAAAACCCATCGACCGACCACGTATTGACGAACTCGTCGTCCTCCTTGATCTGCCGGGTTTTCTGCGTATCGCGCTCGGCGACATGAATGACCTTCACGCCCATGTCCATCGCCAGCGCCGCCCAATTAACGCCCTTGCGCGTCATCGGCAACGCAGTTTTCAGTTGCCCCGCCAGTTGCACCAAACCAGCCTTCAACAGATGCGAAATCAAACCCGGATTGGCGCCGTGCGCGACGACTGCCGTCGGGCCTTTATCAATCACTTCACGCAGTTCAAGCACGCTATGCCGAAGCGCATAGTTGGTGCGCTGGGACAACGACATGTCCGGACTGGCATAACCGCCTTCCCAAGGTTCAACGCAAGTGTCGAGGTACAACGCGCCAACATGCGCGGCATAGTGCATCAGCGCTACCGAACTGACGCCCACCGAAACATTGACGATAAAGTCACCGGGGTTGACGTAACGATCCAGCGTTTTTGCATAGTTGTCTTGGGTCAGTTGCGCTTCAATGAACTCAATACCCTGCTGCGCAAACCATTCGCGGTCTTCAATAATAGGCGCGAGTACGGTGATGTCGCCGACCGAAATATGCTCCTGCCTCAGCAACAATGGCAATGTCGCCCGGGCAATAGAACCAAATCCGACAAATACGAACCTGCCGGAAAATACGCAGTGATTGTCCATGTTGATTGCGCCTCCATGCCCGTTGCCCGTTACACGGCCCGACAACTTAACGGTATGCAATCAACCTACTCGCGCCCTGCCCCGGCGACTACTGTCATATCTGACAGCCAGCCACCAAAGGACAGCTTTCAACTTCAGCAAACAACTGCGCTATACCAACCGCTCGATCTTCTGGTGCCGCCAGACGAACTTGTAGTAAGCCGTCTGCAACGCCAACATGCCCAAGTAAGCCACCGGAAACGCCATCCACACACCTTGCAGTCCATAGTGCGTATCCAGCCAATACGCGACCGGCAACTGCACGCCGACCACACAGACAATTGAAATCGCCATCGGCACCAACACCGTGCCGCTGGCGCGCATGATCCCGCCGATAATTGCCTGGAAACCAAACACCAACAAACTCCACAACATGATGTGCAACAGATGCTCGGCCATCGCTTGCGTCGTCGGTTCAGTAAGGAACAACCCCAATAACCAGTGCGACAACAAATACCCCAGCAATACCAAACCACCGGTCAAACACACATTGATCAACAGGCCCGTGCGCAAGATCGGCGTAATCCGCTGTAGTTGCCCCGCGCCAATCGCCTGCGCGCCGAGAATCGATGCCGTAATCGCAATCGACAACGCCGGAAACTGCACGTAATTGACAATCTGCGTCACCGCCCCATACGCCGCCGTCGCCTGCGAGCCATGCTGATTGACCAACGCCAGAATCACCAACTCCGACGCCGACAACACCACCATCTGCAACCCGGTCGGCAAGCCGATGCGCAAGACCTTGCCGAGAATCGCCAGGTCGAGACGCATCGCCGCAAACATCTCGCGATCCGGCGCCAATGGATGCCCCTTGCGAATCAACCGCCACGCCAGCCACCCCATCGCCGACAAATTGCCCACCAACCCCGCATACGCCGCACTTTGAATCCCCTGCGGCGCAAAACCAAGCCAACCGCGAATCAACGCCGGCGTCAGCGCCAACCCGATACACGTCGACACCACCAACGCCACCAACGGCGAAACCGTGTCGCTGACCCCGCGCAACAACTGCGTAAACAGCACATAAACCAACAGCGACGGCATGATCCACATCATCACGTGCGCATACGAAACCGCGTCGTCCAACACATCCGCCGGCGTGCCCAAACCCTGCAACGCCGGCCTGGCAAAAATGCTCCCCAACACCGCCGCAAGCAGCCCGATCATCGCGCCCAACAGCAACGTCGTCGCGGCGATAGTTTTGACCAAATGCGTCTCCCGCGCGCCCCAGGCCTGCCCGATCAGTACACCCGCGCCAGCCCCGAGCCCGATCACCAGAGCAATAAAGAAGAACACGATCGGGAACATCCCCGACACAGCCGCGAGCGCCTGAGTGCCGAGCATTTGGCCGATGTAGATGCTGTTAATCGTGCCCGACATGGATTGCAGAAAGTTGGAGAGGACCATGGGGGCGAGGAAAAGCAGGTAGGTTTTCCAGAGGGGGTATTGGGTGGTTGGGGTTTGCATTGAGAGTCCGTCTCGGGTGGCGGGTGGGGCTTGGGGGATTCTACGCTAAGGGAGGCTGGGTTGATGGGGTTGGATGTATTGGGGTTGATTTGGGTTTGCGTGGAGGGAGTTGAAGCGGATTTTATCCGTTCGTGCGGGGCAGAGATCGGCCAAAAGCGGGCATTGAGGAGCGTTCTATTTCCTACAGTCCTAGGGTCTGT
The window above is part of the Pseudomonas prosekii genome. Proteins encoded here:
- a CDS encoding GNAT family N-acetyltransferase → MHQISHFKTPCPEHINSQVLQLVVDNLTDISAVALPPSNLLYNVYQYAIGYEVHLYLEALNGAKGVAVELIVATDVDDPQKVIGFVLYLPVKDDPEACGVAYMAVDASHRGQGVARAMLREMVGRYPHAELTCSVAKVGYFEALGFQVVGVRATQVLMNTRDHGTDGLMAVLDTAPIYSSLEVRQIHHYLLQKNGKRAMTDAEKQRDRHLDQLTRKANEFVRERLGDAAVPAITPRLRLV
- a CDS encoding YceI family protein, giving the protein MRFRFPHFAVIVAAMVFAVSSQAAEFSEVNVAASQISFTFSQFGSRVYGTFGKFEGTLDFDTQNPGAAHSTLHIDLTSIDAGSSDANTELQKPAWFDTAAHPLAIFQSTSIRALGDDRYLFSGDLTLKAVARPIEVQVQLSAESGIGIFVGEFALNRDDFKIGAGEWADSVVSKNIDIRFRIVAPQR
- a CDS encoding saccharopine dehydrogenase C-terminal domain-containing protein; protein product: MDNHCVFSGRFVFVGFGSIARATLPLLLRQEHISVGDITVLAPIIEDREWFAQQGIEFIEAQLTQDNYAKTLDRYVNPGDFIVNVSVGVSSVALMHYAAHVGALYLDTCVEPWEGGYASPDMSLSQRTNYALRHSVLELREVIDKGPTAVVAHGANPGLISHLLKAGLVQLAGQLKTALPMTRKGVNWAALAMDMGVKVIHVAERDTQKTRQIKEDDEFVNTWSVDGFLSESLQPAELSWGTHEKTWPVDAQRHQFGSRNSIFLERPGASVQVYTWTPLGGPCLGRMITHHETVSTADYLTVRELGKEVYRPTVYYAYHPCDDALLSIDELIGRGWKPQTHKRIMNDEIILGGVDALGVLLMGHDLNAYWYGSLLRIDEARAIAPFNTATSLQVAAGVLSGIVWAVRHPNEGIVEAEQMDYEEVLEIATPYLGTLTGVQTDWQPPERVLQPFCAPGKAPDPWQFEQFVSR
- a CDS encoding MATE family efflux transporter — encoded protein: MQTPTTQYPLWKTYLLFLAPMVLSNFLQSMSGTINSIYIGQMLGTQALAAVSGMFPIVFFFIALVIGLGAGAGVLIGQAWGARETHLVKTIAATTLLLGAMIGLLAAVLGSIFARPALQGLGTPADVLDDAVSYAHVMMWIMPSLLVYVLFTQLLRGVSDTVSPLVALVVSTCIGLALTPALIRGWLGFAPQGIQSAAYAGLVGNLSAMGWLAWRLIRKGHPLAPDREMFAAMRLDLAILGKVLRIGLPTGLQMVVLSASELVILALVNQHGSQATAAYGAVTQIVNYVQFPALSIAITASILGAQAIGAGQLQRITPILRTGLLINVCLTGGLVLLGYLLSHWLLGLFLTEPTTQAMAEHLLHIMLWSLLVFGFQAIIGGIMRASGTVLVPMAISIVCVVGVQLPVAYWLDTHYGLQGVWMAFPVAYLGMLALQTAYYKFVWRHQKIERLV